A section of the Humulus lupulus chromosome 2, drHumLupu1.1, whole genome shotgun sequence genome encodes:
- the LOC133818706 gene encoding telomerase reverse transcriptase isoform X1, producing the protein MPKKRTRVPEVLWRLFGSRARTLSNTIVSLHPSPTPTPSSSNADGMSFLLRPGDSSDYRKLLDRCFVVISENATKNTISRFSTESHWSQHQIVARTIEMIISDHSVTSNVICSGYDKYTQSSPLVELLTAPAWCLLLQRVGDEIMAYLLKNAWIFLPLVYKRYHQVAGSPISKLFFSMKKHKLESQSGPRKKRKGDDNVIPLSKKQGPVTTSSSEGVLSSFSCVCCYKYRSYHEEKHSQVSSSEAAMEMKTGLMVNVRDNSSQPVQQHSNQSLELLRKRSRPFRWQRSRKHKQFQGTAIAPCTRNMENKHWLPEKCDSENSACSYREKNLWKCCYLVREVPKKTTKEAQINRKLLFYNSETSLSVLPRNHILNSLKPNSSDSILLLESIFGLSGTLAGSSREPCYQNIGPSPSDTSVCLYHSLTKLLKILIRRAQNCQHLNLLNKHCVVPTYDQNEIESSEDSFKESESKNKVLKKSHDQSKNSLEANDPRAIKSYCLKSQVVSFVWAACRSIIPPELLGTPTNWRILRRNISKFIQLRKFERFSLKQCMHKLKTSAFPYFFNDHSLCLLSNQVLQHGEGQMLETSRSSELNEATYRIRNFFLESWIYWFFSYVVVPLLQANFYVTESECGKQDLFYYKKSVWEKVKKMATNCLKDQNYVDLDNATTRDIIKCRRFGFSKLRFLPKENRIRLLANLKAPSRMPQQETCWKNKSSRISKRMRLVQKTFGFHHFKSVNSVLRDTHSVLKGIQSKEPERLGSSVFDYNDVYRRLCSFLIQLKGGSSNIPGVFIIVSDVAKAFDSVEQKMLLSVIKDVIRDEKYTLKQSCEVCCTKSSLWVHDHYILLDQIIKSSATYLIPCQSTNSILLNQECSKTVMKSELLFDLNEHIKRNVLQLDKKFYLQRVGISQGSVLSTLLCSLYYGDMDKKVIFPFLERISQTAIQDGSKQHNWSYASGAQIYTSNIKYMLLRFIDDFLFVSTSKQQAEGFFSRLWRGFQDYNCYMNADKFSVNFDVGHIAKLPSNRLCIGEDGVSFIRWSGLLINCCTLEVQADYTKHLKNHLSSSLTVSWHDKPGSRLESKLCSYMRPKCHPLFYDSKINSAGVVRLNIFQAFLVCAMKFHCYFCDLSYICRFHTAFYWRIIKKSFRYTSSLIKRRMHSRGRLGSNIRPILHLKNNEVEWLGLNAYVQVLKRKKSKQKELLSLLTSKLLMHKLSNNISPYLSYAVDPSHSSLIWKIKY; encoded by the exons ATGCCCAAGAAACGTACTAGAGTTCCCGAGGTTCTATGGAGGTTGTTCGGCAGTCGCGCGCGCACGCTTTCGAATACCATCGTTTCCTTACATCCGTCTCCTACTCCCACGCCCTCCTCCTCCAACGCCGACGGCATGTCGTTCCTCCTTCGACCGGGGGATTCCTCCGATTATCGGAAGCTTCTAGACCGATGTTTCGTGGTAATTTCGGAAAATGCGACTAAGAATACCATCTCTCGTTTCTCCACTGAGTCGCACTGGTCCCAGCATCAGATTGTTGCGAGAACCATTGAAATGATCATCTCTGACCATTCTGTGACTTCAAACGTAATTTGCAGCGGTTACGATAAG TATACTCAGTCAAGTCCATTGGTGGAGCTTCTAACTGCTCCGGCTTGGTGTCTTTTGCTACAGAGG GTTGGGGACGAAATCATGGCTTACTTACTGAAGAATGCATGGATATTTTTGCCACTTGTTTATAAGAGATACCATCAGGTAGCTGGTTCTCCTATCAGTAAACTATTCTTTTCAATGAAGAAGCACAAGTTAGAATCTCAAAGCG GCCccagaaagaagagaaaaggagaTGATAATGTCATTCCATTGTCAAAGAAGCAGGGACCAGTTACGACGTCAAGTAGTGAAGGAGTTTTAAGCTCTTTTTCCTGTGTTTGTTGCTATAAATATAGAAGTTATCATGAGGAAAAACATAGCCAAGTGAGTTCATCTGAAGCGGCTATGGAAATGAAAACAGGTTTAATGGTAAATGTCAGAGATAATTCCAGTCAGCCTGTTCAACAACACTCAAATCAGAGTCTAGAACTACTTAGAAAACGTTCAAGACCATTTCGTTGGCAGCGTAGTAGAAAACACAAGCAATTTCAAGGAACAGCTATAGCTCCTTGTACAAGAAATATGGAGAATAAACATTGGCTGCCTGAAAAATGTGACTCGGAAAACAGTGCTTGCTCTTACCGTGAAAAG AATTTGTGGAAATGCTGTTATTTGGTGAGAGAAGTGCCAAAGAAAACTACCAAAGAGGCTCAAATAAACAGAAAGCTCCTATTCTATAATTCGGAAACTTCCTTATCGGTTTTACCAAGGAATC ATATACTAAATTCTTTGAAGCCCAACTCTTCTGATTCAATTCTTCTTCTTGAGAGTATCTTTGGCTTATCTGGTACATTGGCAGGTTCTAGCAGAGAACCCTGCTATCAAAATATTGGTCCTTCTCCCTCAGATACTTCTGTATGCCT GTATCACTCACTAACTAAGTTGCTCAAGATTCTTATTCGCAGAGCTCAGAATTGCCAGCACTTGAATTTATTGAATAAACATTGTGTTGTTCCAACATATGACCAAAATGAGATAGAAAGTTCTGAAGACTCCTTTAAG GAGAGTGAGTCTAAGAACAAGGTACTGAAGAAATCTCATGATCAGAGCAAAAATTCTCTGGAAGCCAATGATCCCAGAGCAATTAAATCTTATTGCCTGAAAAGTCAGGTGGTTTCATTTGTATGGGCTGCTTGTAGGAGTATCATACCTCCTGAATTGCTAGGAACTCCAACTAATTGGAGAATATTAAGGAGAAACATTTCAAAATTTATTCAGCTTCGGAAATTTGAAAGATTTTCTCTAAAACAATGTATGCATAAACTGAAAACATCAGCCTTTCCTTATTTTTTCAATGATCATTCTTTATGCCTTCTGAGTAATCAGGTGCTACAACATGGGGAGGGCCAAATGTTAGAGACTAGTAGATCCAGTGAATTGAATGAAGCTACTTACAGgattagaaatttttttttagaaagctGGATTTATTGGTTCTTTTCATATGTAGTTGTGCCTTTGTTGCAAGCTAATTTCTACGTCACTGAAAGTGAATGTGGGAAACAGGATTTGTTTTACTATAAGAAGTCAGTTTGGGAGAAGGTGAAAAAGATGGCCACTAATTGTTTGAAAGATCAGAACTATGTTGACTTGGACAATGCAACAACTAGAGATATTATAAAGTGTAGAAGATTTGGTTTCTCAAAGCTTAGATTTCTTCCCAAAGAAAATAGAATAAGGTTGCTTGCAAATCTAAAAGCACCGTCAAGAATGCCACAGCAGGAGACTTGCTGGAAAAATAAATCTTCCAGAATCAGTAAAAGGATGCGGTTGGTTCAAAAGACATTTGGTTTTCACCATTTCAAGTCTGTTAATTCTGTTCTTCGTGATACGCATTCTGTTCTGAAAGGTATACAATCGAAAGAGCCTGAAAGGTTAGGATCATCTGTGTTTGATTACAATGATGTCTATAGAAGGTTGTGCTCGTTTCTGATTCAGCTGAAAGGTGGATCATCAAACATACCTGGGGTCTTTATTATTGTTTCAGATGTAGCAAAAGCCTTTGATTCTGTTGAACAGAAGATGCTGCTTTCTGTAATAAAAGATGTCATTAGGGATGAGAAATATACACTAAAACAGTCTTGTGAAGTTTGCTGTACAAAGAGTTCCTTGTGGGTTCATGACCATTATATATTACTGGATCAAATTATCAAATCAAGTGCAACATATTTAATCCCATGCCAGTCAACTAATAGCATTCTTCTTAATCAG GAGTGCAGCAAGACTGTGATGAAGAGTGAGCTCTTATTTGATCTAAATGAGCATATAAAGCGCAATGTGTTGCAATTGGATAAAAAGTTTTATTTGCAACGTGTGGGTATTTCTCAAGGAAGTGTTCTATCTACTCTACTTTGCTCATTATACTACGGCGACATGGACAAGAAGGTCATCTTTCCATTTCTTGAGAGGATAAGTCAAACTGCTATTCAAGATGGATCAAAACAACATAACTGGTCATATGCTTCTGGTGCTCAGATCTACACATCAAACATAAAATATATGCTACTTCGATTCATTGATGATTTCCTTTTTGTATCGACCTCAAAACAGCAGGCTGAAGGCTTCTTCTCAAGGTTGTGGAGAGGATTTCAGGATTATAACTGCTACATGAATGCAGATAAGTTTTCTGTTAATTTTGACGTCGGTCACATAGCAAAGCTTCCATCAAACAGGCTGTGTATTGGTGAAGATGGTGTCTCATTCATACGTTGGAGTGGCTTGCTTATTAATTGTTGCACTTTAGAAGTTCAAGCAGACTACACGAA GCATTTGAAAAACCATTTAAGTTCAAGCCTGACGGTCTCTTGGCATGACAAACCTGGTTCACGGTTAGAATCGAAGTTGTGCAGCTATATGAGGCCTAAATGTCATCCGTTATTCTACGATTCCAAAATCAACTCAGCAGGTGTTGTCAGACTAAATATATTTCAAGCATTTCTGGTCTGTGCAATGAAGTTTCACTGCTACTTCTGCGACTTATCATACATCTGCAGATTTCACACTGCTTTTTATTGGAGAATTATTAAGAAATCATTCAG GTATACGAGTTCTCTGATAAAGAGAAGGATGCATTCCAGGGGCCGTCTTGGTTCTAACATCCGCCCGATTCTACATCTGAAAAACAATGAAGTTGAATGGCTTGGACTGAATGCTTATGTCCAAGTTCTGAAGAGAAAAAAGTCCAAGCAAAAGGAGCTGCTGTCTTTACTAACATCTAAGTTGTTAATGCACAAATTATCAAACAATATCTCCCCTTATCTTAGTTACGCAGTTGATCCTTCGCATTCCTCTTTAATCTGGAAAATCAAGTATTAG
- the LOC133818706 gene encoding telomerase reverse transcriptase isoform X2 yields MPKKRTRVPEVLWRLFGSRARTLSNTIVSLHPSPTPTPSSSNADGMSFLLRPGDSSDYRKLLDRCFVVISENATKNTISRFSTESHWSQHQIVARTIEMIISDHSVTSNVICSGYDKYTQSSPLVELLTAPAWCLLLQRVGDEIMAYLLKNAWIFLPLVYKRYHQVAGSPISKLFFSMKKHKLESQSGPRKKRKGDDNVIPLSKKQGPVTTSSSEGVLSSFSCVCCYKYRSYHEEKHSQVSSSEAAMEMKTGLMVNVRDNSSQPVQQHSNQSLELLRKRSRPFRWQRSRKHKQFQGTAIAPCTRNMENKHWLPEKCDSENSACSYREKNLWKCCYLVREVPKKTTKEAQINRKLLFYNSETSLSVLPRNHILNSLKPNSSDSILLLESIFGLSGTLAGSSREPCYQNIGPSPSDTSVCLYHSLTKLLKILIRRAQNCQHLNLLNKHCVVPTYDQNEIESSEDSFKESESKNKVLKKSHDQSKNSLEANDPRAIKSYCLKSQVVSFVWAACRSIIPPELLGTPTNWRILRRNISKFIQLRKFERFSLKQCMHKLKTSAFPYFFNDHSLCLLSNQVLQHGEGQMLETSRSSELNEATYRIRNFFLESWIYWFFSYVVVPLLQANFYVTESECGKQDLFYYKKSVWEKVKKMATNCLKDQNYVDLDNATTRDIIKCRRFGFSKLRFLPKENRIRLLANLKAPSRMPQQETCWKNKSSRISKRMRLVQKTFGFHHFKSVNSVLRDTHSVLKGIQSKEPERLGSSVFDYNDVYRRLCSFLIQLKGGSSNIPGVFIIVSDVAKAFDSVEQKMLLSVIKDVIRDEKYTLKQSCEVCCTKSSLWVHDHYILLDQIIKSSATYLIPCQSTNSILLNQECSKTVMKSELLFDLNEHIKRNVLQLDKKFYLQRVGISQGSVLSTLLCSLYYGDMDKKVIFPFLERISQTAIQDGSKQHNWSYASGAQIYTSNIKYMLLRFIDDFLFVSTSKQQAEGFFSRLWRGFQDYNCYMNADKFSVNFDVGHIAKLPSNRLCIGEDGVSFIRWSGLLINCCTLEVQADYTKEKININTTARIYKVSYGCATTIITLLLIGL; encoded by the exons ATGCCCAAGAAACGTACTAGAGTTCCCGAGGTTCTATGGAGGTTGTTCGGCAGTCGCGCGCGCACGCTTTCGAATACCATCGTTTCCTTACATCCGTCTCCTACTCCCACGCCCTCCTCCTCCAACGCCGACGGCATGTCGTTCCTCCTTCGACCGGGGGATTCCTCCGATTATCGGAAGCTTCTAGACCGATGTTTCGTGGTAATTTCGGAAAATGCGACTAAGAATACCATCTCTCGTTTCTCCACTGAGTCGCACTGGTCCCAGCATCAGATTGTTGCGAGAACCATTGAAATGATCATCTCTGACCATTCTGTGACTTCAAACGTAATTTGCAGCGGTTACGATAAG TATACTCAGTCAAGTCCATTGGTGGAGCTTCTAACTGCTCCGGCTTGGTGTCTTTTGCTACAGAGG GTTGGGGACGAAATCATGGCTTACTTACTGAAGAATGCATGGATATTTTTGCCACTTGTTTATAAGAGATACCATCAGGTAGCTGGTTCTCCTATCAGTAAACTATTCTTTTCAATGAAGAAGCACAAGTTAGAATCTCAAAGCG GCCccagaaagaagagaaaaggagaTGATAATGTCATTCCATTGTCAAAGAAGCAGGGACCAGTTACGACGTCAAGTAGTGAAGGAGTTTTAAGCTCTTTTTCCTGTGTTTGTTGCTATAAATATAGAAGTTATCATGAGGAAAAACATAGCCAAGTGAGTTCATCTGAAGCGGCTATGGAAATGAAAACAGGTTTAATGGTAAATGTCAGAGATAATTCCAGTCAGCCTGTTCAACAACACTCAAATCAGAGTCTAGAACTACTTAGAAAACGTTCAAGACCATTTCGTTGGCAGCGTAGTAGAAAACACAAGCAATTTCAAGGAACAGCTATAGCTCCTTGTACAAGAAATATGGAGAATAAACATTGGCTGCCTGAAAAATGTGACTCGGAAAACAGTGCTTGCTCTTACCGTGAAAAG AATTTGTGGAAATGCTGTTATTTGGTGAGAGAAGTGCCAAAGAAAACTACCAAAGAGGCTCAAATAAACAGAAAGCTCCTATTCTATAATTCGGAAACTTCCTTATCGGTTTTACCAAGGAATC ATATACTAAATTCTTTGAAGCCCAACTCTTCTGATTCAATTCTTCTTCTTGAGAGTATCTTTGGCTTATCTGGTACATTGGCAGGTTCTAGCAGAGAACCCTGCTATCAAAATATTGGTCCTTCTCCCTCAGATACTTCTGTATGCCT GTATCACTCACTAACTAAGTTGCTCAAGATTCTTATTCGCAGAGCTCAGAATTGCCAGCACTTGAATTTATTGAATAAACATTGTGTTGTTCCAACATATGACCAAAATGAGATAGAAAGTTCTGAAGACTCCTTTAAG GAGAGTGAGTCTAAGAACAAGGTACTGAAGAAATCTCATGATCAGAGCAAAAATTCTCTGGAAGCCAATGATCCCAGAGCAATTAAATCTTATTGCCTGAAAAGTCAGGTGGTTTCATTTGTATGGGCTGCTTGTAGGAGTATCATACCTCCTGAATTGCTAGGAACTCCAACTAATTGGAGAATATTAAGGAGAAACATTTCAAAATTTATTCAGCTTCGGAAATTTGAAAGATTTTCTCTAAAACAATGTATGCATAAACTGAAAACATCAGCCTTTCCTTATTTTTTCAATGATCATTCTTTATGCCTTCTGAGTAATCAGGTGCTACAACATGGGGAGGGCCAAATGTTAGAGACTAGTAGATCCAGTGAATTGAATGAAGCTACTTACAGgattagaaatttttttttagaaagctGGATTTATTGGTTCTTTTCATATGTAGTTGTGCCTTTGTTGCAAGCTAATTTCTACGTCACTGAAAGTGAATGTGGGAAACAGGATTTGTTTTACTATAAGAAGTCAGTTTGGGAGAAGGTGAAAAAGATGGCCACTAATTGTTTGAAAGATCAGAACTATGTTGACTTGGACAATGCAACAACTAGAGATATTATAAAGTGTAGAAGATTTGGTTTCTCAAAGCTTAGATTTCTTCCCAAAGAAAATAGAATAAGGTTGCTTGCAAATCTAAAAGCACCGTCAAGAATGCCACAGCAGGAGACTTGCTGGAAAAATAAATCTTCCAGAATCAGTAAAAGGATGCGGTTGGTTCAAAAGACATTTGGTTTTCACCATTTCAAGTCTGTTAATTCTGTTCTTCGTGATACGCATTCTGTTCTGAAAGGTATACAATCGAAAGAGCCTGAAAGGTTAGGATCATCTGTGTTTGATTACAATGATGTCTATAGAAGGTTGTGCTCGTTTCTGATTCAGCTGAAAGGTGGATCATCAAACATACCTGGGGTCTTTATTATTGTTTCAGATGTAGCAAAAGCCTTTGATTCTGTTGAACAGAAGATGCTGCTTTCTGTAATAAAAGATGTCATTAGGGATGAGAAATATACACTAAAACAGTCTTGTGAAGTTTGCTGTACAAAGAGTTCCTTGTGGGTTCATGACCATTATATATTACTGGATCAAATTATCAAATCAAGTGCAACATATTTAATCCCATGCCAGTCAACTAATAGCATTCTTCTTAATCAG GAGTGCAGCAAGACTGTGATGAAGAGTGAGCTCTTATTTGATCTAAATGAGCATATAAAGCGCAATGTGTTGCAATTGGATAAAAAGTTTTATTTGCAACGTGTGGGTATTTCTCAAGGAAGTGTTCTATCTACTCTACTTTGCTCATTATACTACGGCGACATGGACAAGAAGGTCATCTTTCCATTTCTTGAGAGGATAAGTCAAACTGCTATTCAAGATGGATCAAAACAACATAACTGGTCATATGCTTCTGGTGCTCAGATCTACACATCAAACATAAAATATATGCTACTTCGATTCATTGATGATTTCCTTTTTGTATCGACCTCAAAACAGCAGGCTGAAGGCTTCTTCTCAAGGTTGTGGAGAGGATTTCAGGATTATAACTGCTACATGAATGCAGATAAGTTTTCTGTTAATTTTGACGTCGGTCACATAGCAAAGCTTCCATCAAACAGGCTGTGTATTGGTGAAGATGGTGTCTCATTCATACGTTGGAGTGGCTTGCTTATTAATTGTTGCACTTTAGAAGTTCAAGCAGACTACACGAA ggaaaaaataaatattaacacTACAGCACGAATTTACAAGGTAAGCTATGGTTGTGCAACCACAATTATAACTTTATTACTCATTGGTCTTTGA